TGCTGGTTTTAGGTAAAGATGGCATGCTAGGTAACATGGTTTATACTTTTTTAAAGTATAAAAAGATAGCAGTTTTTGGTACACAACCATTTGACAAAAATAAACCGTTTTACCTGAACATGAGCGGAGAAAATATAGGTAACAATTACTTCAATAATATTTCATCTGGCATAGATTATGTTGTAAATTGCATTGGTATGACAGAACTCGACAGGACCGATAGTGATAGATTCAAATTAGGGTTCTATATTAATGCAATATTCCCATATTTTTTACAGAGATTTTGTTTAGACAAAAATATTAAAATAATTCACATGTCTACTGACGGCGTTTTTAAAGGCGATAAGGATGTATACAATGAAAACTGTGAGTGTGACGGCATCGGGGAATACGCCCTTTCTAAAATAATCGGCGAGGTTTTCGCTCCCAATGTACTTAATATAAGATGTTCAATAATAGGTAACAGCATTGACGGCAACCACGGTCTTCTTGATTGGTTTTTATCTAAAAAAGAAAGTGAAACAATACAGGGATATACTAATAATATATGGAACGGTATTACAACTTTACAGTTTTCTGAGTTTGTCTATGATATTTTGCAAAAAAATATGTATAATGATGTAATAAAAAAAACAAAAGTTATACATTTTTCACCTAATCTGCCATTAAGTAAATGCGAATTACTTGCTTTATTCAAAGAAATTTATAAGAAAAATATTACCATAAACCCTGTTCAAGCAAAAGAAAATACAAAGAGAATTCTTGATTCAAAATATGGTTATTTTTACCTTGATAAGAAAGGAACAAAAAAAGATA
This genomic interval from Elusimicrobiota bacterium contains the following:
- a CDS encoding sugar nucleotide-binding protein; the protein is MKKVSNNKKNIKVLVLGKDGMLGNMVYTFLKYKKIAVFGTQPFDKNKPFYLNMSGENIGNNYFNNISSGIDYVVNCIGMTELDRTDSDRFKLGFYINAIFPYFLQRFCLDKNIKIIHMSTDGVFKGDKDVYNENCECDGIGEYALSKIIGEVFAPNVLNIRCSIIGNSIDGNHGLLDWFLSKKESETIQGYTNNIWNGITTLQFSEFVYDILQKNMYNDVIKKTKVIHFSPNLPLSKCELLALFKEIYKKNITINPVQAKENTKRILDSKYGYFYLDKKGTKKDIREAMIEMKKFNEIVGCSLGNNLRRKK